The following are encoded in a window of Sphaerisporangium siamense genomic DNA:
- a CDS encoding phosphotriesterase family protein, with protein MAVVETVRGPVDVERLGETLMHEHVFVLDPQHVEDYGRGAWWDEEFRVADAVAKLRKLVDRGVSTIVDPTVWGIGRYIPRVQRVAAEVPELNIIVATGLYSFADVPFAYANQGPGKLLDIPEPMAEDFAKDITDGIAGTGVKAAFLKCAIDGHGLMPGVERILRAVALTHVRTGVPITVHTDPHTHTGSAVIDVFTEEGVDLTKVVLGHSGDSNDLDHLMRLADSGATLGMDRFGLEFYNPTGSRVDTVVRLCERGYADRMVLSHDYACFMDTVGEHWDEALPRVAPHWHYGHIHDDILPALREKGVTDAQIHQMLVENPRRHFS; from the coding sequence ATGGCCGTGGTGGAGACCGTGCGCGGGCCGGTGGACGTCGAGCGGCTGGGGGAGACGTTGATGCACGAGCATGTGTTCGTGCTCGACCCCCAGCACGTCGAGGACTACGGCAGAGGGGCCTGGTGGGACGAGGAGTTCCGGGTCGCCGACGCCGTCGCCAAGCTGCGGAAGCTCGTGGACAGGGGAGTGTCCACCATCGTCGATCCGACGGTGTGGGGCATCGGCCGCTACATTCCGCGCGTCCAGCGGGTGGCCGCCGAGGTGCCCGAGCTCAACATCATCGTCGCCACCGGGCTGTACAGCTTCGCGGACGTGCCGTTCGCGTACGCCAACCAGGGGCCGGGCAAGCTGCTCGACATCCCGGAGCCGATGGCCGAGGACTTCGCCAAGGACATCACCGACGGCATCGCCGGCACCGGCGTGAAGGCGGCGTTCCTCAAGTGCGCGATCGATGGTCACGGCCTGATGCCGGGCGTGGAGCGCATCCTCAGGGCCGTGGCGCTCACCCACGTCAGGACCGGCGTGCCGATCACCGTGCACACCGACCCCCACACCCACACCGGGTCGGCCGTCATCGACGTGTTCACCGAGGAAGGCGTGGACCTGACCAAGGTCGTGCTCGGCCACTCCGGCGACAGCAACGACCTGGACCACCTCATGCGGCTCGCCGACTCGGGGGCGACGCTCGGCATGGACCGCTTCGGGCTGGAGTTCTACAACCCCACCGGCTCGCGGGTGGACACGGTCGTGCGCCTGTGCGAGCGCGGCTACGCCGACCGCATGGTGCTCAGCCACGACTACGCCTGCTTCATGGACACCGTGGGCGAGCACTGGGACGAGGCGCTGCCGCGGGTGGCGCCGCACTGGCACTACGGCCACATCCACGACGACATCCTGCCCGCCCTGCGCGAGAAGGGGGTCACCGACGCGCAGATCCACCAGATGCTCGTCGAGAACCCCCGCAGGCACTTCTCCTAG
- a CDS encoding alpha-amylase family protein, with protein MRLTNTSDLWWKNAVVYCLDVETYADGNGDGIGDFRGLTEHVDHLDRLGVTCLWLMPFFPTPDRDDGYDITDFYSVDPKLGTLGEFVEFMRVARDRGIRVIADLVVNHTSDEHPWFKEARSSRDSRYRDWYIWSDTPEPDDPKGVVFPDKEDSLWEFDEGSGQYYYHRFYRFQPDLNVANPEVRDEITRILGFWMELGLSGFRVDAVPFLVEDVGKKEESAKEAERAKDGKGGSRPDSRQEPPHAAGEWQGGQGAGSHGRKAADDDGGLPDVHRFLRDMRAFMNRRNGSAMLLGEVNLPYPDLLKYFGNDLGDEVTMCFDFIGMQRMYLALARGEAAPLAEALLERPYPPSDCHWATFVRNHDELTLDKLTDAERQEVFDAFGPDKDMQIFDRGLRRRLPPMLDGDPRKIRMVYSLLFSLPGTPVLFYGEEIGMGENLKAEGRQAVRTPMQWTPHKNGGFSTADPSSFRNPMTEGEFGPENVNVSAQRRDPDSLLMWMTKLVEQYRECPELAWGRYEILDTGEPSVLAHRADIDGATVLALHNFADEEVSFTLRLDDLDDGQVLTDLLVDGTTKISKDGDADIELGPYGCRWLRASEPELAPADAADVADSEAREVQGA; from the coding sequence GTGAGACTCACCAACACCTCAGACCTGTGGTGGAAGAACGCCGTCGTCTACTGCCTGGACGTCGAGACGTACGCCGATGGCAACGGCGACGGCATCGGCGACTTCCGGGGCCTCACCGAGCACGTCGATCACCTCGACCGGCTCGGCGTCACCTGCCTCTGGCTTATGCCGTTCTTCCCGACCCCCGACCGGGACGACGGATACGACATCACCGACTTCTACAGCGTGGACCCCAAGCTCGGCACGCTCGGAGAGTTCGTGGAGTTCATGCGGGTCGCGCGTGACCGGGGAATCCGGGTCATCGCCGATCTGGTCGTCAACCACACCTCCGACGAGCATCCGTGGTTCAAGGAGGCGCGCTCCAGCCGCGACTCCCGCTACCGCGACTGGTACATCTGGTCCGACACCCCCGAGCCCGACGATCCCAAGGGCGTGGTCTTCCCCGACAAGGAGGACAGCCTCTGGGAGTTCGACGAGGGCAGCGGGCAGTACTACTACCACCGCTTCTACCGCTTCCAGCCCGACCTCAACGTCGCCAACCCCGAGGTCCGCGACGAGATCACAAGGATCCTCGGGTTCTGGATGGAACTCGGCCTGTCCGGCTTCCGCGTCGACGCCGTCCCCTTCCTCGTCGAGGACGTCGGCAAGAAGGAGGAGTCCGCCAAGGAGGCCGAGCGGGCCAAGGACGGCAAGGGAGGCTCTCGGCCGGATTCGCGGCAGGAACCTCCGCACGCCGCCGGCGAGTGGCAGGGCGGCCAGGGCGCGGGGAGCCACGGACGGAAGGCGGCGGACGACGACGGCGGGCTGCCCGACGTCCACCGCTTCCTGCGCGACATGCGCGCCTTCATGAACCGCAGGAACGGCAGCGCCATGCTGCTCGGCGAGGTCAACCTGCCCTACCCCGACCTGCTGAAGTACTTCGGCAACGACCTCGGCGACGAGGTCACCATGTGCTTCGACTTCATCGGCATGCAGCGCATGTACCTGGCGCTCGCCCGGGGCGAGGCCGCGCCGCTGGCCGAGGCGCTGCTGGAGCGCCCGTACCCGCCCAGCGACTGCCACTGGGCCACGTTCGTCCGCAACCACGACGAGCTGACGCTGGACAAGCTGACCGACGCCGAGCGCCAGGAGGTGTTCGACGCGTTCGGCCCCGACAAGGACATGCAGATCTTCGACAGGGGCCTGCGCCGCCGGTTGCCCCCGATGCTGGACGGCGACCCGCGCAAGATCCGCATGGTCTACAGCCTGCTGTTCTCCCTGCCGGGCACACCCGTGCTGTTCTACGGCGAGGAGATCGGCATGGGCGAGAACCTCAAGGCCGAGGGACGCCAGGCCGTCCGCACCCCGATGCAGTGGACCCCGCACAAGAACGGGGGCTTCTCCACGGCCGACCCGTCCTCGTTCCGCAACCCGATGACCGAGGGCGAGTTCGGGCCCGAGAACGTCAACGTCAGCGCGCAGCGGCGCGACCCCGACTCGCTGCTGATGTGGATGACCAAGCTCGTCGAGCAGTACCGCGAGTGCCCGGAGCTGGCTTGGGGACGCTACGAGATCCTGGACACCGGGGAGCCGTCGGTGCTGGCCCACCGCGCCGACATCGACGGCGCCACCGTGCTGGCCCTGCACAACTTCGCCGACGAGGAGGTCTCCTTCACGCTCCGCCTCGACGACCTGGACGACGGCCAGGTGCTGACCGACCTACTGGTCGACGGCACCACGAAGATCTCCAAGGACGGCGACGCCGACATCGAGCTCGGCCCGTACGGCTGCCGCTGGCTGCGGGCCTCCGAGCCCGAGCTCGCGCCCGCCGACGCGGCCGACGTCGCCGACTCCGAGGCCCGCGAGGTCCAGGGCGCGTGA
- a CDS encoding Tex family protein — protein sequence MTISIHQRIAEELGVRERQVQAAVELLDGGATVPFIARYRKEATEMLDDAQLRTLEERLRYLRELEDRRAAILESIRSQGKLDDALEAQIMAADSKARLEDIYLPYKPKRRTKAQIAREAGLEPLADLLLSDPAHDPHEAAAPYADAEKGVPDAAAALEGARAILIERFAEDADLIGSLREQMWTRGRLVSRVRDDKQEAGAKFSDYFDFAEPFTKLPSHRVLAMFRGEKEEVLTLTLEPEEAPAEDGPNGYEVRIARHFDVADRGRPADRWLLDTVRWAWRTRVLVHLGIDLRMRLWQAAEDEAVRVFAANLRDLLLAAPAGTRPTMGLDPGLRTGVKVAVVDATGKVVATETIYPHEPRRRWDESIEVLARLAGQHGVELVAIGNGTASRETDKLAGDLIKRHPGLGLTKVVVSEAGASVYSASPYASQELPGLDVSLRGAVSIARRLQDPLAELVKIEPKAIGVGQYQHDVAETKLSRSLDAVVEDCVNAVGVDVNTASAPLLTRVSGIGSGLAENIVQHRDANGPFRSRRALKDVPRLGPKAFEQCAGFLRIPGGDDPLDSSSVHPEAYPVVRRILDAAGTDIKTLIGNTAALRTLQPARFADDTFGLPTVTDILKELEKPGRDPRPAFRAATFKEGVEKLADLSPGMLLEGVVTNVAAFGAFVDVGVHQDGLVHVSAMSKNFVKDPREVVKPGDIVRVKVLDVDIPRKRISLTLRLDDETDARGRSGQSGQDGGRDRNRGGGGKPDRRGGGGGGGRPRQDRGSTGGGALAEALRKAGLDKGLK from the coding sequence GTGACGATCTCCATTCACCAGCGGATCGCCGAGGAGCTCGGCGTGCGCGAGCGGCAGGTGCAGGCCGCCGTCGAGCTACTCGACGGCGGGGCGACCGTGCCGTTCATCGCCCGCTACCGCAAGGAAGCGACCGAGATGCTCGACGACGCGCAGTTGCGCACGCTCGAAGAGCGGTTGCGGTACCTGCGCGAGCTGGAGGATCGGCGGGCGGCGATCCTGGAGTCGATCCGTTCCCAGGGCAAGTTGGACGACGCGCTCGAAGCGCAGATCATGGCGGCCGACTCCAAGGCCCGGCTGGAGGACATCTACCTCCCCTACAAGCCCAAGCGCCGCACCAAGGCCCAGATCGCCCGTGAGGCGGGGCTGGAACCGCTGGCCGATCTCCTGCTGTCCGACCCCGCGCACGACCCCCACGAGGCCGCCGCGCCGTACGCCGACGCCGAGAAGGGCGTGCCGGACGCCGCCGCCGCGCTGGAAGGGGCGCGGGCCATCCTGATCGAGCGCTTCGCCGAGGACGCCGACCTGATCGGCTCGCTGCGCGAGCAGATGTGGACGCGCGGCCGGCTGGTCTCCCGGGTCAGGGACGACAAGCAGGAGGCCGGGGCCAAGTTCTCCGACTACTTCGACTTCGCCGAGCCGTTCACCAAGCTGCCCTCCCACCGCGTCCTGGCGATGTTCCGCGGCGAGAAGGAGGAGGTCCTCACCCTCACGCTGGAGCCCGAGGAGGCCCCGGCCGAGGACGGCCCGAACGGGTACGAGGTCCGCATCGCCCGGCACTTCGACGTGGCCGACCGGGGCAGGCCCGCCGACCGGTGGCTGCTGGACACGGTCCGCTGGGCCTGGCGCACCCGCGTGCTGGTCCACCTCGGCATCGACCTGCGCATGCGGCTGTGGCAGGCCGCCGAGGACGAGGCGGTGCGCGTGTTCGCCGCCAACCTGCGCGACCTGCTGCTCGCCGCCCCCGCGGGCACCCGTCCGACCATGGGGCTGGACCCGGGCCTGCGCACCGGCGTGAAGGTCGCCGTCGTGGACGCCACCGGCAAGGTCGTGGCCACCGAGACGATCTACCCGCACGAGCCGCGGCGCCGATGGGACGAGTCGATCGAGGTCCTGGCGAGGCTCGCCGGTCAGCACGGCGTCGAGCTGGTCGCCATCGGCAACGGCACCGCCTCGCGCGAGACCGACAAGCTCGCGGGCGACCTGATCAAGCGTCATCCCGGCCTCGGGCTCACCAAGGTCGTGGTGTCGGAGGCGGGCGCGTCGGTGTACTCCGCCTCCCCGTACGCCTCGCAGGAGCTGCCCGGCCTGGACGTGTCGCTGCGCGGCGCGGTGTCGATCGCCCGCCGCCTCCAGGACCCCTTGGCCGAGCTGGTCAAGATCGAACCCAAGGCCATCGGCGTGGGCCAGTACCAGCACGACGTGGCCGAGACCAAGCTGTCCCGGTCGCTGGACGCGGTCGTGGAGGACTGCGTGAACGCCGTCGGGGTGGACGTCAACACCGCCTCGGCGCCGCTGCTGACCCGCGTGTCCGGCATCGGCTCCGGGCTCGCCGAGAACATCGTGCAGCACCGCGACGCCAACGGCCCGTTCCGCTCGCGCCGCGCGCTCAAGGACGTCCCCCGGCTCGGCCCGAAGGCGTTCGAGCAGTGCGCGGGCTTCCTGCGCATCCCCGGCGGGGACGACCCGCTGGACTCCTCCAGCGTGCACCCGGAGGCGTACCCGGTGGTGCGGCGCATCCTGGACGCGGCGGGCACCGACATCAAGACGCTCATCGGCAACACCGCGGCGCTGCGCACGCTGCAGCCGGCGCGGTTCGCCGACGACACCTTCGGCCTTCCCACGGTCACCGACATCCTCAAGGAGCTGGAGAAGCCGGGCCGCGACCCGCGCCCGGCCTTCCGCGCGGCGACGTTCAAGGAGGGCGTCGAGAAGCTGGCGGACCTGTCCCCCGGCATGCTGCTGGAGGGCGTGGTCACCAACGTGGCGGCGTTCGGCGCGTTCGTGGACGTCGGCGTCCACCAGGACGGGCTCGTCCACGTGTCGGCCATGTCCAAGAACTTCGTGAAGGACCCGCGTGAGGTGGTGAAGCCCGGCGACATCGTCCGGGTCAAGGTGCTCGACGTCGACATCCCCCGCAAGCGCATCTCGCTGACGCTGCGGCTGGACGACGAGACCGACGCCCGCGGCCGGTCCGGGCAGTCCGGGCAGGACGGCGGCCGGGACCGCAACCGGGGCGGCGGCGGCAAGCCCGACCGGCGCGGCGGAGGCGGCGGAGGCGGCCGGCCCCGGCAGGACCGCGGATCCACCGGCGGCGGCGCGCTGGCCGAGGCCCTGCGCAAGGCCGGGCTGGACAAGGGGCTCAAGTGA
- a CDS encoding DUF998 domain-containing protein translates to MNSRLTAGGFAALVSGAAAMAALHVVSDLDPLRGMISEYAYHPNGWLLPLSLTLLAVGSALFAVDMARRRMGRAAAPLLGGWSVCMLLIGAFPTDAPGMSLSMSGGIHRYAAFAAFVCMPAAGLVVAARGGRHARALRALSYAAGVFLVLVLVPYAMRMFGLDPGAVPAGLTQRLVVVTEVVILALLGLTAVTGRGRRPAAARAAVQDRPVSAVPQRV, encoded by the coding sequence ATGAACAGTCGTCTCACCGCCGGGGGGTTCGCGGCCCTCGTCTCCGGCGCGGCCGCGATGGCGGCGCTGCACGTCGTCTCGGATCTCGATCCGCTCCGGGGCATGATCAGCGAGTACGCCTACCACCCGAACGGCTGGCTGCTGCCGCTCTCGCTGACGCTGCTCGCCGTCGGATCGGCCCTGTTCGCCGTGGACATGGCGAGGCGGCGGATGGGACGGGCCGCCGCGCCGCTGCTCGGCGGCTGGAGCGTCTGCATGCTGCTGATCGGGGCGTTCCCGACGGACGCGCCGGGCATGTCGCTGTCGATGTCCGGGGGTATCCACCGCTACGCCGCGTTCGCCGCCTTCGTCTGCATGCCCGCGGCGGGCCTGGTCGTGGCGGCGCGCGGCGGCCGGCACGCCCGCGCCCTGCGCGCGCTGAGCTACGCGGCGGGCGTCTTCCTGGTCCTGGTGCTCGTCCCCTACGCCATGCGCATGTTCGGGCTCGACCCCGGCGCCGTGCCGGCCGGTCTCACCCAGCGGCTGGTCGTGGTGACGGAAGTGGTGATCCTCGCCCTCCTCGGGCTGACGGCCGTCACCGGCCGTGGTCGCCGTCCGGCCGCCGCGCGGGCGGCCGTCCAGGACCGGCCGGTGAGCGCCGTCCCGCAGAGGGTGTGA
- a CDS encoding malate dehydrogenase has product MTQAPVKVTVTGAAGQIGYALLFRIASGQLLGPDVPVRLSLLEIPQAVKAAEGTAMELDDCAFPLLAGIDISDDPNVAFDGANVGLLVGARPRTAGMERGDLLQANGGIFGPQGKAINDHAADDVRVLVVGNPANTNALIARSHAPDVPAERFTAMTRLDHNRALSQLAAKLNVPVTAISKMTIWGNHSATQYPDLYNAEVNGKIAAEQVDEAWLRDTFIPTVAKRGAAIIEARGASSAASAANAAIDHVYDWVNGTPEGDWTSVSLTSDGSYGVPEGLISSFPAVSRNGRWEVVPGVPVNAFSRERIDASVRELSEERDAVAGLGLI; this is encoded by the coding sequence ATGACGCAGGCTCCCGTCAAGGTCACCGTCACCGGCGCCGCCGGTCAGATCGGCTACGCGCTGCTCTTCCGCATCGCCTCGGGCCAGTTGCTCGGCCCGGACGTGCCCGTGCGGCTCAGCCTGCTGGAGATCCCGCAGGCCGTGAAGGCCGCCGAGGGCACCGCCATGGAACTGGACGACTGCGCGTTCCCGCTGCTCGCGGGCATCGACATCAGCGACGACCCGAACGTCGCCTTCGACGGCGCGAACGTGGGCCTGCTGGTCGGCGCGCGGCCGCGCACGGCGGGCATGGAGCGCGGCGACCTCCTGCAGGCCAACGGCGGCATCTTCGGCCCGCAGGGCAAGGCCATCAACGACCACGCGGCCGACGACGTACGGGTGCTCGTGGTGGGCAACCCGGCCAACACCAACGCGCTCATCGCCCGCTCGCACGCCCCGGACGTCCCCGCCGAGCGCTTCACCGCGATGACCCGCCTGGACCACAACCGGGCGCTGTCGCAGCTCGCCGCCAAGCTGAACGTCCCGGTGACCGCCATCAGCAAGATGACGATCTGGGGCAACCACTCCGCCACGCAGTACCCCGACCTCTACAACGCCGAGGTGAACGGCAAGATCGCCGCCGAGCAGGTCGACGAGGCGTGGCTGCGCGACACCTTCATCCCGACCGTGGCCAAGCGCGGCGCGGCGATCATCGAGGCCCGCGGCGCGTCCTCGGCGGCCTCGGCGGCGAACGCGGCCATCGACCACGTCTACGACTGGGTGAACGGCACCCCCGAGGGTGACTGGACGTCGGTGTCGCTGACCTCCGACGGCTCCTACGGCGTGCCCGAGGGCCTGATCTCGTCGTTCCCCGCGGTGTCCAGGAACGGGCGCTGGGAGGTCGTGCCGGGCGTGCCGGTGAACGCGTTCTCGCGCGAGCGCATCGACGCCTCGGTGCGGGAGCTCAGCGAGGAGCGCGACGCGGTCGCCGGGCTCGGCCTCATCTAG
- a CDS encoding cold-shock protein: MSEGTVKWFNAEKGFGFIAPDDGGDDVFVHYSAITSGGYRTLDENQRVTFVTVQGAKGPQAEQVTVI; encoded by the coding sequence TTGTCTGAAGGCACCGTCAAATGGTTCAACGCCGAAAAGGGCTTCGGTTTCATCGCCCCGGACGATGGTGGTGACGACGTGTTCGTGCACTATTCGGCGATCACCTCCGGCGGCTACCGCACATTGGACGAGAACCAGCGCGTCACGTTCGTGACCGTGCAGGGCGCCAAGGGTCCGCAGGCGGAGCAGGTCACCGTCATCTGA
- the pcaB gene encoding 3-carboxy-cis,cis-muconate cycloisomerase: MTERPSLDAGLLSPVRAGTAVEAVTSDEAFLRGMLDAEAALARAQARLGLVPAPAAEAIGRLCEKIEPDVAEVARRARGAGNPLVPLLADLRAAADPTVSRYIHQGATSQDIVDTAAMLVAARAREIVLRDLGRVLAALAGLAGDHRDTPMAGRTLGQHAVPITFGLKAAGWLLGVLDARNALRDARPPAQLGGAAGTLEGLGPAGLIDAFAAEVGLAPAVLPWHTRRTPVTALGAALAAVAGALGKIAQDVVLLTQNEVGEVAEPSAPGRGGSSAMAHKRNPVLSIMIRSAAAQVPALTAILHSSAATAEHERPAGGWHAEWQPLRECLRLAGGAAETAAELCEGLEVLPARMRENLETTGELSGGLGASADLVERALEAYHRDR; the protein is encoded by the coding sequence ATGACCGAGCGCCCTTCCCTGGACGCGGGGCTGCTGTCCCCGGTGCGCGCGGGGACGGCCGTGGAGGCCGTCACCTCCGACGAGGCGTTCCTGCGCGGCATGCTCGACGCCGAGGCGGCGCTGGCCCGCGCGCAGGCGCGGCTCGGCCTCGTGCCCGCGCCCGCCGCCGAGGCCATCGGACGGCTGTGCGAGAAGATCGAGCCGGACGTGGCGGAGGTGGCCCGGCGCGCCCGGGGCGCGGGGAACCCGCTGGTGCCCCTGCTGGCCGACCTGCGCGCCGCCGCCGACCCCACCGTGAGCCGATACATCCATCAAGGGGCGACGAGCCAGGACATCGTGGATACGGCGGCCATGCTCGTTGCCGCCCGCGCCCGCGAGATCGTCCTGCGCGACCTCGGCCGCGTCCTCGCCGCCCTGGCCGGGCTCGCCGGCGATCACCGCGACACCCCGATGGCCGGGCGCACGCTCGGCCAGCACGCCGTCCCGATCACCTTCGGCCTCAAGGCGGCCGGATGGCTGCTCGGCGTCCTCGACGCCAGGAACGCCCTGCGGGACGCCCGCCCGCCCGCCCAGCTCGGCGGCGCGGCCGGCACCCTCGAAGGGCTCGGACCCGCCGGGCTGATCGACGCCTTCGCCGCCGAGGTCGGCCTCGCGCCCGCCGTACTGCCCTGGCACACGCGCAGGACCCCGGTCACCGCGCTCGGCGCCGCCCTGGCCGCGGTCGCCGGAGCGCTCGGGAAGATCGCCCAGGACGTCGTGCTGCTGACCCAGAACGAGGTCGGCGAGGTCGCCGAGCCGTCGGCCCCCGGACGCGGCGGGTCCTCCGCGATGGCGCACAAGCGCAACCCCGTGCTGTCCATCATGATCCGCTCGGCCGCCGCGCAGGTGCCCGCCCTCACGGCGATCCTGCACTCGTCCGCGGCGACGGCCGAGCACGAGCGCCCCGCGGGCGGCTGGCACGCCGAGTGGCAGCCGCTGCGCGAGTGCCTGCGCCTCGCCGGAGGGGCCGCCGAGACCGCGGCCGAGCTCTGCGAGGGCCTGGAAGTCCTCCCCGCGCGCATGCGGGAGAACCTGGAGACGACGGGTGAGCTGTCCGGCGGTCTCGGCGCGTCGGCGGACCTCGTCGAGCGCGCCCTGGAGGCCTACCACCGGGACCGGTGA
- a CDS encoding PH domain-containing protein encodes MSRPIPHDRPDQLQQIQSGLMQGEQIIAVYDAIGAGTGFLGLTDRRVVIQDKSFVGKRIAITSIPYSKITSVSVVSNKSMAGSFFSSGTIAINVGTHVYEMEFRGEQKSHHVHDVILYYIAHP; translated from the coding sequence ATGAGCCGGCCCATCCCGCACGACCGTCCGGACCAGCTCCAGCAGATCCAGAGCGGTCTCATGCAGGGCGAGCAGATCATCGCCGTCTACGACGCCATCGGCGCGGGCACCGGTTTCCTCGGCCTCACCGACCGGCGCGTCGTCATCCAGGACAAGTCGTTCGTCGGCAAGAGGATCGCGATCACCAGCATCCCGTACTCGAAGATCACCAGCGTGAGCGTGGTGAGCAACAAGTCGATGGCCGGGTCCTTCTTCTCCTCGGGCACCATCGCGATCAACGTCGGCACCCACGTCTACGAGATGGAGTTCCGCGGCGAGCAGAAGAGCCACCACGTCCACGACGTGATCCTCTACTACATCGCCCACCCGTGA
- the pcaDC gene encoding bifunctional 3-oxoadipate enol-lactonase/4-carboxymuconolactone decarboxylase PcaDC: MELRYQVTGPEDGPLLVLGPSLGTTTHMLEAQAAELSRSWRVLRYDHPGHGSSPAAKNPFTIEDLARAVLALADEDRFAIGGVSLGGAVALAVAALAPERVTDLVLCCTAARFGEPGPWHERAARVRAEGMGWLAGIVTARWFTLGVDPEVAEPVQSTLLGTDPESYALACEAVAAFDLRDALRDVRARTLVIAGDQDPATPVEYSEVIADGIPGARLAVVPDAAHLANVERAPVVGGLMARFLGHGVGLKTRREVLGDPHVDRARAAVTDFTADFQEFITRYAWGEIWTRPGLDRRTRSCITLTALVARGQLEELAMHVRAALRNGLTPDEIKEVLLHSAIYCGLPAANAAFAVAQKVLNEDI; the protein is encoded by the coding sequence GTGGAGCTGCGATATCAGGTGACCGGGCCCGAGGACGGGCCGCTGCTGGTGCTGGGGCCCTCCCTGGGCACCACCACCCACATGCTGGAGGCGCAGGCCGCCGAGCTGAGCCGGTCCTGGCGGGTGCTGCGCTACGACCACCCCGGCCACGGGAGCTCTCCCGCGGCCAAGAACCCCTTCACGATCGAGGACCTGGCCAGGGCCGTGCTCGCGCTAGCGGACGAGGACCGCTTCGCCATCGGGGGAGTGTCCCTCGGCGGCGCGGTGGCGCTGGCCGTCGCCGCGCTGGCCCCCGAGCGCGTCACCGACCTGGTGCTCTGCTGCACCGCGGCGCGGTTCGGCGAGCCGGGGCCCTGGCACGAGCGGGCCGCGCGCGTGCGCGCCGAGGGCATGGGCTGGCTGGCGGGCATCGTCACCGCCCGCTGGTTCACCCTGGGCGTGGACCCGGAGGTCGCCGAGCCGGTGCAGTCCACGCTCCTCGGCACCGACCCGGAGTCGTACGCGCTGGCCTGCGAGGCGGTCGCCGCGTTCGACCTGCGCGACGCGCTGCGGGACGTCAGGGCCCGCACGCTGGTGATCGCGGGGGACCAGGACCCGGCCACGCCCGTGGAGTACTCCGAGGTGATCGCGGACGGGATCCCCGGCGCTCGCCTGGCCGTGGTCCCCGACGCGGCGCACCTGGCGAACGTGGAGCGTGCCCCGGTGGTGGGCGGGCTGATGGCGCGGTTCCTCGGCCACGGCGTGGGCCTGAAGACCCGCAGGGAGGTGCTCGGCGACCCCCACGTGGACCGGGCGCGCGCGGCCGTCACCGACTTCACCGCCGACTTCCAGGAGTTCATCACCCGCTACGCCTGGGGCGAGATCTGGACGCGGCCCGGCCTGGACCGCAGGACCAGGAGCTGTATCACGCTGACCGCGCTGGTCGCGCGGGGGCAGCTGGAGGAGCTGGCCATGCACGTGCGGGCCGCGCTGCGCAACGGCCTCACGCCCGACGAGATCAAGGAAGTGCTGCTCCACAGCGCGATCTACTGCGGCCTGCCCGCCGCGAACGCGGCGTTCGCGGTCGCCCAGAAGGTGCTTAACGAGGACATATAA
- a CDS encoding phosphotransferase family protein translates to MNILADEATAILADVCETVGLDARDARLLRVRSNAVFKLRDAIVVRIATAPDALTRLPVVLAVARWLAERGFPAVRPADELCAQPLVHEDRVVTFWHYVPASGRPTTHQLGKILRSLHRLPVPPFPLKRLADPLAEVRHSVEHRKEVLTPCQRVWLRDRVDELTTRWESLQTGAPAVLLHGDAWIDNLLRCRDGHAVLCDWDGVAVGPREWDLVHTYHGERRFGLTSADVDEFAGAYGSDLRGWHGYATLMEIRDMYAIGIHIRNATRDPFSRKELPRRLDSLTRGDGQARWYLAEPA, encoded by the coding sequence ATGAACATCCTGGCGGACGAGGCCACCGCGATCCTCGCGGACGTGTGCGAGACCGTCGGCCTCGACGCCCGGGACGCCCGGCTCCTGCGCGTGCGCAGCAACGCGGTCTTCAAGCTGCGGGACGCGATCGTGGTGCGCATCGCGACCGCGCCCGACGCGCTCACGCGGCTGCCCGTCGTGCTGGCCGTGGCGCGGTGGCTGGCCGAGCGCGGCTTCCCCGCCGTGCGCCCCGCCGACGAGCTGTGCGCGCAGCCGCTGGTCCACGAGGACCGCGTGGTGACCTTCTGGCACTACGTCCCGGCCAGCGGACGGCCCACCACCCACCAGCTCGGCAAGATCCTCCGCAGCCTGCACCGGCTGCCGGTGCCGCCGTTCCCGCTCAAGCGGCTCGCCGACCCGCTGGCCGAGGTCCGCCACTCGGTCGAGCACCGCAAGGAGGTGCTGACGCCGTGCCAGCGGGTCTGGCTGCGCGACCGGGTCGACGAGCTGACCACGCGCTGGGAGTCGCTGCAGACCGGCGCCCCCGCGGTGCTGCTGCACGGCGACGCCTGGATCGACAACCTGCTGCGCTGCCGGGACGGCCACGCGGTGCTGTGCGACTGGGACGGGGTGGCGGTCGGCCCCCGGGAGTGGGACCTGGTGCACACCTACCACGGCGAGCGACGGTTCGGGCTGACCTCGGCGGACGTCGACGAGTTCGCCGGGGCCTACGGCTCTGACCTGCGCGGCTGGCACGGCTACGCGACCCTGATGGAGATCAGGGACATGTACGCGATCGGCATCCACATCCGCAACGCCACCCGCGACCCGTTCTCCCGCAAGGAGCTGCCCCGCCGGCTGGACTCGCTGACCCGCGGGGACGGCCAGGCGCGCTGGTATCTGGCGGAGCCGGCCTGA